The Coffea arabica cultivar ET-39 chromosome 3c, Coffea Arabica ET-39 HiFi, whole genome shotgun sequence genome contains a region encoding:
- the LOC113734758 gene encoding mitochondrial import inner membrane translocase subunit PAM16 like 2 isoform X1, whose translation MAAKILANLIVMGSGILIRAFAQAYRQALANASKTGVAQETLQNVARRGSKIMTEQEARQILGVSEQSTWEEILQKYDNLFESNAKNGSFYLQSKVHRAKECLENVYQGKEQGSSGQNT comes from the exons ATG GCTGCTAAAATTCTTGCAAATTTGATTGTAATGGGCTCTGGGATTTTGATCAGGGCATTCGCTCAAGCTTATCGTCAAGCACTTGCAA ATGCTTCAAAGACTGGTGTTGCTCAAGAGACGTTACAAAATGTGGCTCGTAGGGGTAGCAAAATTATGACAGAGCAAGAAGCTAGACAGATTCTTGGTGTTAGTGAGCAGTCCACGTGGGAGGAGATATTGCAG AAATATGACAATTTGTTTGAGAGCAACGCCAAGAATGGAAGCTTCTATCTTCAGTCGAAAGTTCACAGGGCTAAGGAATGTCTGGAAAATGTTTATCAAGGCAAAGAGCAGGGATCTTCGGGCCAAAATACATGA
- the LOC113734758 gene encoding mitochondrial import inner membrane translocase subunit PAM16 like 2 isoform X2, whose amino-acid sequence MGSGILIRAFAQAYRQALANASKTGVAQETLQNVARRGSKIMTEQEARQILGVSEQSTWEEILQKYDNLFESNAKNGSFYLQSKVHRAKECLENVYQGKEQGSSGQNT is encoded by the exons ATGGGCTCTGGGATTTTGATCAGGGCATTCGCTCAAGCTTATCGTCAAGCACTTGCAA ATGCTTCAAAGACTGGTGTTGCTCAAGAGACGTTACAAAATGTGGCTCGTAGGGGTAGCAAAATTATGACAGAGCAAGAAGCTAGACAGATTCTTGGTGTTAGTGAGCAGTCCACGTGGGAGGAGATATTGCAG AAATATGACAATTTGTTTGAGAGCAACGCCAAGAATGGAAGCTTCTATCTTCAGTCGAAAGTTCACAGGGCTAAGGAATGTCTGGAAAATGTTTATCAAGGCAAAGAGCAGGGATCTTCGGGCCAAAATACATGA